A region from the Antennarius striatus isolate MH-2024 chromosome 24, ASM4005453v1, whole genome shotgun sequence genome encodes:
- the LOC137591284 gene encoding collagen alpha-1(VIII) chain-like, with the protein MVAAHFHSLRLLIAAFLLCSLQFVHGGTYHGNKQPPQQHQPLPQYNEGFPQQQFMGNEMPHLPYGKDAPLLPQFGKGLSHLPLQMGKERPLTEGKGQTFPRGAKGPPPPGPGGEGLREAVQGIQGPSGPTGPVGPPGPQGPPGPPGQGLQGMPGKPGPPGPQGYPGIGKPGMPGLPGKPGGLGLPGPKGDLGPAGGDGQIGLHGPPGRPGPPGLPGNFKPGVQGLPGQPGLRGEPGQKGSPGISGPPGAKGDKGLALPGLPGVKGPNGPPGPPGNVGLPGVGKPGLNGIPGQPGIPGKLGPSGEPGLAGPPGERGQPGPPGLPGIGKPGKDGLRGQPGVSGGKGEPGPHGLPGGPGLPGYGKPGFPGPKGHKGHAGLTGPPGLKGDKGHGGLPGVIGPTGHSGMPGPPGPIGPPGGIGFPGQKGEDGVMGTKGHPGMKGGLGLPGLPGQPGLSGVDGQPGQRGFQGPIGPKGEPGMRGSSGLPGGTGLPGQRGEAGQPGEKGHQGAQGIPGLPGPGGPFGPPGLPGRKGETGLAGNPGYPGEGKQGLRGHIGPPGNPGPSGPAGLPGQPGPPGPPGPAGLPAIYPDLGQILPMTGPYSAQGYKKVKDGGAIGGNAMEMPAFTAKITNPFPLVGSPVIFDKLLHNGNQDYNPQNGLFTCTVPGIYYFSYHVHCKGSNLWVALMKNNEPVMYTYDEYKKGLLDQASGSAVLPLQPGDTVHIQLPSDQAAGLYAGQYVHSTFSGYLLYPM; encoded by the exons ATGGTGGCAGCACACTTCCATTCTCTCCGTCTACTCATCGCAGCGTTCCTGTTGTGTTCGCTGCAGTTTGTTCATGGGGGGACGTATCATGGCAACAAACAGCCGCCTCAACAACACCAACCTTTGCCTCAGTACAACGAAGGGTTTCCCCAGCAGCAGTTCATGGGGAACGAGATGCCCCACCTGCCTTATGGAAAAGATGCCCCATTGCTGCCCCAATTTGGGAAGGGGCTTTCTCACCTGCCCTTGCAAATGGGTAAAGAGAGGCCGCTGACTGAGGGCAAAG GGCAAACATTCCCCAGAGGGGCCAAAGGGCCACCGCCTCCTGGTCCTGGTGGAGAAGGTCTCAGAGAAGCAGTACAAGGAATTCAGGGCCCCTCAGGACCAACAGGGCCAGttggaccaccaggaccacaaGGCCCTCCCGGGCCGCCGGGCCAGGGGCTGCAAGGGATGCCAGGGAAGCCTGGACCTCCTGGTCCACAAGGCTATCCAGGAATTGGAAAACCAGGAATGCCAGGATTGCCAGGGAAGCCTGGAGGACTTGGATTACCAGGACCAAAAGGGGATCTTGGTCCTGCTGGTGGTGATGGACAAATTGGACTTCATGGGCCTCCAGGGCGACCAGGTCCCCCAGGACTCCCTGGGAATTTTAAACCAGGAGTTCAGGGGCTACCTGGACAACCTGGTCTCAGAGGGGAGCCTGGCCAAAAAGGTTCACCAGGGATAAGTGGTCCCCCAGGTGCCAAAGGAGACAAAGGACTTGCTCTACCTGGTTTACCAGGTGTAAAGGGACCTAATGGACCACCTGGACCACCTGGCAATGTTGGCCTCCCTGGGGTTGGTAAGCCTGGACTGAATGGTATCCCAGGACAGCCAGGAATACCAGGAAAGCTTGGCCCATCTGGGGAGCCAGGATTGGCAGGGCCACCAGGTGAAAGAGGTCAACCAGGACCACCAGGTTTACCAGGAATTGGGAAGCCAGGAAAAGATGGTTTAAGAGGTCAACCAGGAGTTTCTGGAGGGAAAGGGGAACCAGGCCCTCATGGCTTACCAGGAGGTCCAGGCTTACCCGGGTACGGTAAACCAGGGTTTCCAGGGCCTAAGGGCCACAAGGGACATGCTGGTCTCACTGGACCTCCTGGTCTAAAAGGTGATAAAGGTCATGGAGGTCTTCCAGGGGTCATTGGTCCCACTGGACATAGTGGAATGCCTGGTCCACCAGGTCCAATAGGACCTCCCGGTGGTATTGGCTTCCCAGGGCAAAAGGGAGAGGATGGTGTCATGGGAACAAAGGGACATCCAGGAATGAAGGGGGGATTAGGGCTTCCGGGTCTTCCAGGACAGCCAGGTTTGTCAGGAGTCGATGGACAACCAGGACAAAGAGGGTTTCAGGGGCCCATTGGTCCCAAAGGAGAACCTGGTATGAGAGGTTCATCTGGTCTCCCTGGTGGTACAGGACTGCCAGGACAAAGAGGAGAGGCTGGACAACCCGGAGAGAaaggccaccagggggcacagGGTATACCAGGGCTTCCAGGGCCAGGGGGACCATTTGGACCTCCTGGACTGCCAGGGAGAAAAGGTGAAACAGGCCTGGCAGGTAACCCAGGCTATCCAGGTGAGGGCAAGCAAGGACTCCGTGGTCATATTGGTCCTCCAGGTAATCCTGGTCCAAGTGGTCCTGCTGGACTTCCAGGGCagccaggaccaccaggaccccCTGGTCCTGCAGGACTACCCGCTATATATCCTGACCTTGGCCAGATTCTTCCCATGACTGGCCCATACAGTGCCCAGGGATACAAGAAAGTAAAGGATGGAGGTGCCATTGGAGGAAACGCCATGGAGATGCCTGCATTCACCGCTAAGATCACAAATCCTTTCCCTCTTGTTGGTTCTCCCGTCATCTTTGACAAACTCCTTCACAATGGCAATCAGGACTACAATCCCCAAAATGGCTTGTTCACCTGTACCGTACCAGGGATCTATTACTTTTCCTACCATGTCCATTGCAAAGGAAGTAACTTGTGGGTGGCCCtaatgaaaaacaatgagccTGTGATGTATACATATGATGAATACAAAAAGGGTTTGCTGGATCAGGCATCAGGGAGTGCGGTACTCCCTCTACAACCAGGAGACACTGTGCATATACAGCTACCATCTGACCAGGCGGCAGGACTTTATGCTGGTCAATACGTCCACTCCACATTTTCTGGATACTTATTGTACCCAATGTAA